A single genomic interval of Alistipes provencensis harbors:
- a CDS encoding SDR family NAD(P)-dependent oxidoreductase, protein MKRAIVIGATSGIGRAVAERLAADGYRVGVTGRRGALLDELAAANPGAFCRAVADVTDPAASCAALDTLAGELGGVDLCVVSAGAGELNPGLDYALEEPAIRTNVVGWTAAVDWAYRLFERQGGGHLVVVTSVGGLRGGGGAPAYNASKAYQINYAEGLRQKAAKSPLPIFVTDIRPGFAATEMAKGEGLFWVMPVDKVADQLLRAVRRRRRVAVVTRRWRIVAWLLRHMPDRIYRKMG, encoded by the coding sequence ATGAAACGGGCTATTGTCATAGGAGCTACCTCCGGTATCGGCCGCGCGGTAGCCGAACGTCTTGCGGCCGACGGATACCGGGTCGGCGTGACCGGGCGGCGCGGGGCGCTGCTGGATGAACTGGCCGCCGCGAATCCCGGCGCCTTTTGCCGCGCCGTGGCCGACGTCACCGATCCGGCGGCTTCGTGCGCCGCATTGGACACCCTCGCCGGGGAGTTGGGCGGTGTGGATTTGTGTGTGGTGAGCGCCGGGGCGGGCGAACTAAATCCCGGACTGGATTATGCGCTGGAAGAGCCGGCCATCCGCACCAACGTCGTGGGCTGGACGGCCGCGGTCGATTGGGCTTACCGCCTTTTCGAACGGCAGGGCGGCGGCCATCTGGTCGTCGTCACCTCGGTCGGCGGACTGCGCGGGGGCGGCGGGGCCCCGGCCTACAACGCTTCGAAAGCCTACCAGATCAACTATGCCGAGGGGCTCCGGCAGAAGGCCGCCAAATCCCCGCTGCCGATCTTCGTGACCGACATCCGTCCGGGATTCGCGGCGACGGAGATGGCCAAGGGCGAAGGGCTGTTCTGGGTGATGCCCGTCGATAAGGTGGCGGACCAGTTGTTGCGTGCCGTGCGGCGGCGCCGTCGTGTGGCGGTCGTCACGCGCCGCTGGCGGATCGTCGCATGGCTGCTCCGACACATGCCCGATCGGATTTACCGTAAAATGGGATAG
- a CDS encoding glycoside hydrolase 5 family protein, which yields MKIKQLICLCLSALTGLSAASAQGKVWSVEKANAWGEKNPWYCGVNYIPANAVNYTAMWDKTSFSPEVIDREMRLMKETGMNCARVVMQHAVYEDDPAYFLRTLDTFLGICDKYGVKVMPIFFDDCAFGVNTDPTVGRQPEPLEGWYAWAWSPSPGYSMVVDERTHGRLEKYVKEVMTQFRDDDRIFVWDLYNEPTNTPMPERSWPLLRKVFAWAREVGPSQPITSGMWNGNKELNDFLSANSDIITFHIYAPKAETERVTKEYLALGRPTICTEWMNRVAKSNILDILPFFKETHTGCMLWGLVNGKTQTHLCWGHRPEHLPYTREWQHDIYHGDYTPYKPEEIALIRKMTKE from the coding sequence ATGAAAATAAAACAACTGATCTGCTTATGCCTCTCCGCCCTGACGGGCCTCTCGGCCGCTTCGGCCCAAGGCAAGGTCTGGAGCGTGGAAAAGGCCAACGCCTGGGGCGAAAAAAATCCGTGGTACTGCGGCGTAAACTACATTCCGGCAAACGCCGTCAACTACACAGCCATGTGGGACAAGACGAGCTTCTCGCCCGAGGTCATTGACCGGGAGATGCGGCTGATGAAGGAGACGGGCATGAACTGCGCGCGGGTGGTGATGCAGCATGCTGTCTATGAAGACGACCCCGCCTATTTCCTCCGCACCCTCGACACGTTCCTCGGCATCTGCGACAAATACGGCGTCAAGGTGATGCCCATTTTCTTCGACGACTGCGCCTTCGGCGTCAACACCGACCCGACGGTCGGCCGGCAGCCCGAACCGCTCGAGGGATGGTACGCGTGGGCATGGTCGCCCTCGCCCGGATACTCGATGGTGGTCGACGAACGCACACACGGCCGGCTGGAGAAATATGTCAAGGAGGTGATGACGCAATTCAGGGACGACGACCGCATCTTCGTATGGGACCTCTACAACGAGCCGACCAACACCCCGATGCCCGAGCGGAGCTGGCCGCTGCTGCGCAAGGTCTTTGCATGGGCCCGCGAGGTCGGTCCGTCACAGCCCATTACCTCGGGCATGTGGAACGGCAACAAGGAGCTCAACGATTTCCTGTCGGCCAACTCGGACATCATCACGTTCCACATCTACGCCCCCAAAGCAGAAACCGAACGGGTGACGAAGGAATACCTCGCGCTGGGACGCCCCACCATCTGCACGGAGTGGATGAACCGCGTGGCAAAGTCCAATATTTTGGACATCCTGCCCTTTTTCAAGGAGACCCATACGGGCTGCATGCTGTGGGGGCTGGTCAACGGCAAGACCCAGACGCACCTTTGCTGGGGCCACCGTCCCGAACACCTGCCCTACACCCGGGAATGGCAGCACGATATCTACCACGGCGATTACACGCCCTATAAGCCCGAAGAAATCGCGCTGATCCGGAAAATGACGAAGGAGTAA
- a CDS encoding nucleoid-associated protein has translation MLYSEDTRIETLAVHVVGNKSKDEPLMVSPDLSPQVADEGLMRTLTTYFLGGFKSEECYNLYHETDLTCNEVWNFAGRIFDHPEAFYEHSVSLAKHLYESGMHPQIKSGEFYAVYFSDCRFGGEPTDALGLFKSETRDTFLDVGHEAEGVRIAAREGIDIKRLDKGAVIFNVEREAGFAVCIVDNTNRTEARYWIDDFLRVRPRQDDYHNTHNALAMCKKYVTKHLSKEFDVSKADQAEMLNDTINYFQEQDNFSLDEFSEKVIRQPEVAESFARFKQEYEQDRDIRIEDEFGISDSAVKKQARSYKSVIKLDRNFHIYVHGNRSLLEQGEDEKGKFYKVYYEEEQ, from the coding sequence ATGCTCTACTCCGAAGATACCCGTATCGAAACGCTCGCCGTGCATGTCGTCGGCAACAAGTCGAAGGACGAACCGCTCATGGTCTCGCCCGATCTCTCGCCGCAGGTCGCCGACGAGGGGCTCATGCGCACGCTGACAACCTATTTCCTCGGCGGGTTCAAGTCCGAGGAGTGCTACAACCTCTACCACGAAACCGACCTGACATGCAACGAGGTCTGGAACTTCGCGGGGCGGATCTTCGACCATCCGGAGGCGTTCTACGAACACTCGGTGAGCCTTGCGAAACACCTCTATGAGAGCGGCATGCATCCCCAGATCAAAAGCGGGGAGTTCTATGCGGTCTACTTCTCCGACTGCCGCTTCGGAGGCGAACCCACCGATGCGCTGGGGCTCTTCAAGTCCGAAACGCGCGACACGTTCCTCGACGTCGGCCACGAAGCCGAAGGGGTCCGCATCGCGGCCCGCGAAGGCATCGACATCAAGCGGCTGGACAAAGGGGCCGTTATTTTCAACGTAGAGCGCGAAGCGGGCTTTGCGGTCTGCATCGTCGACAACACCAACCGCACCGAAGCCCGTTACTGGATCGACGACTTCCTGCGCGTGCGTCCGCGTCAGGACGACTACCACAATACGCACAACGCGCTGGCGATGTGCAAAAAATACGTTACGAAACATCTTTCGAAGGAGTTCGACGTCTCGAAGGCCGACCAAGCGGAGATGCTCAACGACACGATCAACTACTTTCAGGAGCAGGACAACTTCTCGCTCGACGAGTTCTCGGAAAAGGTGATCCGCCAGCCGGAGGTCGCCGAGAGTTTCGCGCGGTTCAAACAGGAGTACGAACAGGACCGCGACATCCGCATCGAGGACGAGTTCGGCATCTCGGACTCGGCCGTGAAGAAGCAGGCGCGGTCGTACAAGAGCGTCATCAAGCTCGACCGCAATTTCCACATCTATGTCCACGGCAACCGCAGCCTGCTGGAGCAGGGCGAGGACGAGAAGGGCAAGTTCTACAAGGTCTACTACGAGGAGGAGCAGTAG
- a CDS encoding DoxX family protein: MNAILRFLFPAAPSSAGASWLLLAARIVFGVLLMTHGIAKWQNFESLSATFPDPLGVGSPTSLVLAIFGEVVCSLGFITGTLYRLALLPMIFTMCIAFFSVHSGDPFAVREMAMLYLAAFVLLWIAGPGRYAVDSLIACKLIPKR, from the coding sequence ATGAACGCAATTCTCCGGTTTCTTTTCCCCGCTGCGCCCTCCAGCGCCGGGGCCTCGTGGCTGCTGCTGGCGGCCCGCATCGTCTTCGGCGTATTGCTGATGACCCACGGCATCGCCAAATGGCAGAATTTCGAGAGTCTTTCGGCGACGTTCCCCGACCCGCTGGGCGTAGGCAGCCCGACATCGCTCGTGCTGGCAATCTTCGGCGAGGTTGTCTGCTCGCTGGGCTTCATCACCGGGACGCTCTACCGGCTGGCACTCCTGCCGATGATCTTCACCATGTGCATCGCATTTTTCTCGGTCCACAGCGGCGACCCGTTCGCCGTCCGCGAAATGGCGATGCTCTACCTCGCGGCTTTCGTCCTGCTCTGGATCGCCGGACCGGGCCGCTACGCCGTCGACAGCCTGATCGCCTGCAAACTCATCCCGAAGCGATGA
- a CDS encoding Crp/Fnr family transcriptional regulator, with product MNFNRHITQAEFSRLAEFLRAEGTERSFFRGECLAEQGLRSHRAGLVVRGAFRYVHADAAGGEHVVGYAFAGEFVGDYISMRVDTPSQVTIGAMCDAAALVITGERLETFYRTDAAHERLGRTLAEHMLAEVYERLLDRYAASPQQRYETLLERCPDLLQLVSLRELASYLDVRPETLSRIRGRIR from the coding sequence ATGAATTTCAACCGGCATATCACGCAGGCGGAGTTTTCCCGTTTGGCGGAGTTCCTCCGTGCGGAGGGGACCGAACGGAGTTTCTTCCGCGGTGAGTGCCTTGCGGAGCAGGGCCTTCGCTCTCATCGGGCGGGACTGGTCGTGCGGGGCGCGTTCCGCTATGTGCATGCCGATGCCGCGGGCGGGGAGCATGTCGTCGGATATGCCTTTGCGGGGGAGTTCGTCGGCGACTACATTTCGATGCGGGTCGACACCCCTTCGCAGGTGACGATCGGGGCGATGTGCGACGCCGCGGCGCTGGTCATCACGGGCGAACGGCTCGAAACCTTCTATCGTACCGATGCCGCCCACGAACGGCTGGGCCGCACGCTGGCCGAGCACATGCTGGCCGAGGTCTACGAACGGCTGCTGGACCGTTATGCCGCGTCGCCGCAGCAGCGTTACGAAACCCTGTTGGAACGGTGTCCCGACCTGCTGCAACTGGTCTCCCTGCGCGAACTGGCCTCCTATCTGGACGTGCGCCCCGAGACCCTGAGCCGCATCCGCGGTCGGATTCGCTGA